A genome region from Micromonospora inyonensis includes the following:
- a CDS encoding glycosyltransferase family 39 protein, whose amino-acid sequence MSTTGTSPTTPPGQRLGTLPAPSAESDGAAAAPGRPAATRRRWAALGVLTAIAALAAVVRAWQLDALGFNSDEAVYAGQAASLAGNPRYADLFPVFRAHPMLFQALLSPFFRAGEVDVVGRAVVVVLGVATVLAVYPLGARLYGRRVGLVAALLLAVMPYHVVVTRQVLLDGPMVLFATLTLYCLVRFVQAQRLAWYLATAAMLGLTMLTKETSVVLAGGVYAFLALTPMVRRPVRATLAALPVLAAIFAVHPLSQALAGRSSTGRNYLVWQLFRRPNHPMDFYLDNVPAAMGALVLVAALGGLWWARRRRSWRETLLLCWIGVPVVFFQLWPVKGFQYLLPVAGPLVLLAARALLTLPVPTRLIRRVRSARLVPAVRLAAVAVVAASLLWPCWNAVNHAGRTTFLAGSGGVPGGREAGRWLAANTPEGSVILTVGPSMANIVRYYGSRQSYGLSVSPNPLHRNPSYTPLHNPDASLRANDLHYVVWDSFSARRSTYFSDRLLTLVRRYHGRVVHTEYVDGPDRTPVPVIIIYEVRP is encoded by the coding sequence GTGAGCACGACCGGCACCTCTCCGACGACCCCACCCGGACAGCGGCTCGGAACGCTGCCGGCACCGTCGGCCGAATCCGACGGCGCGGCGGCGGCACCGGGGCGACCGGCCGCCACCCGGCGGCGCTGGGCCGCGCTCGGCGTCCTCACCGCGATCGCCGCGCTCGCCGCCGTCGTCCGGGCCTGGCAGCTCGACGCGCTCGGCTTCAACAGCGACGAGGCCGTGTACGCCGGGCAGGCCGCCTCCCTGGCCGGCAACCCCCGGTACGCCGACCTCTTCCCGGTCTTCCGCGCCCACCCGATGCTCTTCCAGGCGCTGCTGTCGCCGTTCTTCCGCGCCGGGGAGGTGGACGTCGTCGGCCGGGCGGTGGTGGTCGTCCTCGGCGTCGCCACCGTGCTCGCGGTCTACCCACTCGGCGCACGCCTCTACGGCCGGCGGGTGGGGCTGGTCGCCGCGCTCCTGCTGGCGGTCATGCCGTACCACGTGGTGGTGACCCGGCAGGTCCTCCTGGACGGACCGATGGTCCTCTTCGCGACGCTGACCCTCTACTGCCTGGTCCGGTTCGTGCAGGCGCAGCGGCTGGCCTGGTACCTGGCCACCGCCGCGATGCTCGGCCTGACCATGCTCACCAAGGAGACCAGCGTCGTCCTCGCCGGTGGCGTGTACGCCTTCCTCGCGCTCACCCCGATGGTGCGCCGGCCGGTGCGGGCCACGCTGGCCGCGCTGCCGGTGCTCGCCGCGATCTTCGCGGTGCACCCGCTCTCCCAGGCCCTCGCCGGACGCAGCAGCACCGGCCGCAACTACCTGGTGTGGCAGCTCTTCCGTCGGCCGAACCACCCGATGGACTTCTACCTGGACAACGTCCCGGCGGCGATGGGGGCGCTGGTGCTGGTGGCGGCGCTCGGCGGCCTCTGGTGGGCCCGCCGGCGCCGGTCCTGGCGGGAGACCCTGCTGCTCTGCTGGATCGGGGTGCCCGTGGTGTTCTTCCAGCTCTGGCCGGTCAAGGGCTTCCAGTACCTGCTGCCGGTCGCGGGGCCGCTGGTGCTGCTGGCCGCCCGGGCGCTGCTGACCCTGCCGGTGCCGACCCGGCTGATCCGGCGGGTGCGGTCGGCCCGGCTGGTCCCGGCGGTGCGGCTGGCCGCCGTGGCGGTGGTCGCGGCGAGCCTTCTCTGGCCCTGCTGGAACGCGGTCAACCACGCCGGCCGGACCACCTTCCTCGCCGGTTCCGGCGGGGTGCCCGGAGGCCGGGAGGCCGGCCGCTGGCTGGCGGCCAACACCCCGGAGGGCTCGGTGATCCTGACCGTCGGGCCGTCGATGGCGAACATCGTGCGCTACTACGGCAGCCGGCAGAGCTACGGGCTGTCGGTGAGCCCGAACCCGTTGCACCGCAACCCGTCCTACACGCCGCTGCACAACCCGGACGCCTCGTTGCGCGCCAACGACCTGCACTACGTCGTCTGGGACTCGTTCTCCGCCCGGCGCTCGACGTACTTCTCGGATCGGCTGCTGACCCTGGTCCGCCGGTACCACGGCCGGGTCGTGCACACCGAGTACGTCGACGGCCCCGACCGGACCCCGGTCCCCGTGATCATCATCTACGAGGTGCGCCCATGA
- a CDS encoding alkaline phosphatase family protein has product MIDFARSRVRRCSLRRPLGATLALLLAAAAPIAAAPAVAAVPTALAPTALAPAGAPAVTAPVAAAPDGQPATTTPIRHFVYLMQENHTFDNYFGTRPGVDGIPEGVCMPVKRGQPEPCVKPFHIGDRGAIDLDHSAEAFRTQYNGGKMDGFVEGVSKQGKDGTMAMAYYDDREMPYYWNVADEYVIFDRFFSSSNSGSIRNHMFRVTGGPGAYGDAETIPASGWGNIPTIFDRLEAAGISWKFYVQNYDPTITFRTRTAEEEIDRGAQVIWVPLLAYARYIDDPKLSSKIVDLDEYYEDAAKGDLPAVAFVAPAGNSEHPPGNIRAGQTLVRSLLTQLMRSPAWDSSAFFWSYDDWGGWYDHVTPPQVDRYGYGFRVPALLVSPYARRGYVDSTTLDFASVLKFIQANWGLRPLADRDRKAANFLGAFDFESPPRPAVLLDAERNPPAVQRPRPEPVYTSYAVAVALVGALVATAALRGRRSR; this is encoded by the coding sequence ATGATCGACTTCGCCCGGAGCCGGGTACGCCGCTGCTCCCTCCGCCGTCCGCTCGGCGCGACGCTCGCCCTCCTGCTCGCCGCCGCCGCGCCGATCGCCGCCGCACCGGCCGTGGCCGCCGTGCCAACCGCCCTCGCCCCGACGGCCCTCGCCCCGGCCGGTGCGCCCGCCGTGACCGCCCCGGTCGCCGCCGCCCCGGACGGTCAGCCGGCGACCACCACCCCGATCCGGCACTTCGTCTACCTGATGCAGGAGAACCACACCTTCGACAACTACTTCGGCACCCGGCCCGGGGTGGACGGCATCCCGGAGGGCGTCTGCATGCCGGTGAAGCGCGGTCAGCCCGAACCCTGTGTCAAGCCGTTCCACATCGGTGACCGGGGTGCGATCGACCTGGACCACTCGGCCGAGGCGTTCCGCACCCAGTACAACGGCGGGAAGATGGACGGCTTCGTCGAGGGGGTGAGCAAGCAGGGCAAGGACGGCACCATGGCGATGGCCTACTACGACGACCGGGAGATGCCCTACTACTGGAACGTCGCCGACGAGTACGTCATCTTCGACCGCTTCTTCAGCTCGTCGAACTCGGGCAGCATCCGCAACCACATGTTCCGGGTCACCGGCGGGCCGGGCGCGTACGGCGACGCGGAGACCATCCCGGCGAGCGGCTGGGGGAACATCCCCACCATCTTCGACCGGCTGGAGGCGGCCGGCATCTCCTGGAAGTTCTACGTGCAGAACTACGACCCGACGATCACCTTCCGGACCCGTACCGCCGAGGAGGAGATCGACCGGGGCGCGCAGGTGATCTGGGTGCCGCTGCTGGCGTACGCCCGCTACATCGACGACCCGAAGCTGTCCAGCAAGATCGTCGACCTGGACGAGTACTACGAGGACGCGGCGAAGGGCGACCTGCCGGCGGTGGCGTTCGTCGCCCCGGCCGGCAACAGCGAACACCCGCCGGGCAACATCCGGGCCGGGCAGACCCTGGTCCGCTCCCTGCTGACCCAGCTCATGCGCTCCCCGGCCTGGGACTCCTCGGCGTTCTTCTGGTCCTACGACGACTGGGGCGGCTGGTACGACCACGTCACCCCGCCGCAGGTCGACAGGTACGGCTACGGCTTCCGGGTGCCCGCCCTGCTGGTCAGTCCGTACGCCCGGCGCGGGTACGTCGACTCCACCACCCTCGACTTCGCCTCGGTGCTCAAGTTCATCCAGGCCAACTGGGGACTGCGACCCCTGGCCGACCGGGACCGGAAGGCGGCGAACTTCCTCGGCGCGTTCGACTTCGAGTCGCCACCCCGCCCGGCGGTGCTGCTCGACGCCGAACGGAACCCGCCAGCGGTCCAACGACCCCGGCCGGAACCGGTCTACACCTCGTACGCCGTCGCGGTGGCCCTGGTTGGGGCGCTGGTCGCCACGGCGGCGCTGCGGGGACGGAGGTCGCGGTGA
- a CDS encoding endo-1,3-alpha-glucanase family glycosylhydrolase: protein MTGPLRRLLLPLAVAAGVLGLTPVAAVADGPASRRPGVLRMQTVPPLAGVQVTVDGSTVRSDVHGRISVRVRNFLGLADRIAVAPAAVSSDRRVVFDRFRGSPDAGVHRVVEVGLRTIRRVSWSFVERLGTPVPAQRITTMRLRSSTGEIHELSGADLTRPRWVAESRTQQGPRGLASKQLYYAVDSVIVDGTSVVNRAAQRFVPWTQQAWVIELLFFKVTFSAADMVFSRRAGDGVELTRADGRVERLGFAGDGTVLVPDLPRGTYEVKVAGGGVSFGRPVSISRDQQVVLSVISPLDLSLVVLGVLAVALGLVLVGRPHLCRALVRLPRPSWPSRPSWLQLPVPRRRAAPTDPADPVAPADSGAGVPEQPVPVPTAPATRSSEANGAAAGMPERPAGRSGGRRGAAVAVVGLVALLVPLPVADRSAAAAPPPVTDRLAAAPPQKAPWTAPADAPVGAPPWAPVPAQEVAAAAGRASAGESAPVPVLAYYYIWFNPSSWNRAKTDYPLLGRYSSDDTEILRRHVRMAKAAGIDGFLVSWKRTPQLDARLAALVDIARREDFKLGIVYQGLDFARDPLPLATVRADLGHFADRYATEPVFDIFDRPVVVWTGSEKFTAEQIDDTVGQARRRLLVLGNAKNVDAVADTRGVLDGHAYYWSSADPVKEKTDRKLAAMSEAVKHTGGLWIAPVAPGFDARMIGGRRDVDRRDGDTLRASFAAARHSAPDALGVISWNEFSENTHIEPSERHGETYLDVLADLLGRTVDHDVLLESHATSDEKPWGLPAWAALLSTVAVAAVPPLWLVYRRRRTRPAVTPPTQRGAAPQVDPVDL from the coding sequence GTGACCGGGCCGCTCCGTCGCCTGCTCCTGCCGCTGGCCGTGGCGGCGGGTGTGCTGGGACTCACCCCGGTCGCCGCCGTGGCCGACGGTCCCGCCTCCCGCCGGCCGGGCGTGCTACGCATGCAGACCGTACCGCCGCTGGCCGGCGTCCAGGTCACCGTCGACGGCAGCACCGTGCGCTCCGACGTCCACGGGCGGATCTCCGTCCGGGTGCGGAACTTCCTCGGTCTCGCCGACCGGATCGCGGTCGCCCCGGCGGCCGTCAGCTCCGACCGGCGGGTGGTCTTCGACCGCTTCCGGGGCAGTCCGGACGCCGGGGTGCACCGGGTCGTCGAGGTCGGGCTGCGGACCATCCGGCGGGTCTCGTGGAGTTTCGTCGAGCGGCTGGGCACCCCGGTCCCGGCCCAGCGGATCACCACGATGCGGCTGCGCAGCAGCACGGGGGAGATCCACGAGCTGAGCGGGGCGGACCTGACCCGGCCCCGCTGGGTCGCCGAGAGCCGTACCCAGCAGGGCCCGCGCGGGCTGGCGTCGAAGCAGCTCTACTACGCGGTGGACAGCGTGATCGTGGACGGCACCTCGGTGGTGAACCGGGCCGCGCAGCGGTTCGTGCCGTGGACCCAGCAGGCGTGGGTCATCGAGCTGCTGTTCTTCAAGGTCACCTTCAGCGCGGCGGACATGGTCTTCAGCCGGCGGGCCGGGGACGGCGTGGAGCTGACCCGGGCGGACGGCCGGGTCGAACGGCTCGGGTTCGCCGGCGACGGCACCGTCCTCGTCCCCGACCTGCCCCGGGGCACGTACGAGGTGAAGGTCGCCGGTGGTGGCGTCTCCTTCGGACGTCCGGTCAGCATCAGCCGCGACCAGCAGGTGGTGCTCAGCGTGATCAGCCCGCTCGACCTGAGCCTGGTGGTCCTCGGCGTGCTGGCCGTGGCGCTCGGCCTGGTCCTGGTCGGCCGCCCGCACCTGTGCCGGGCGCTCGTCCGGCTGCCCCGCCCGTCCTGGCCGTCTCGGCCGTCCTGGCTCCAGCTACCCGTTCCCCGGCGCCGCGCGGCTCCGACGGACCCGGCGGACCCGGTGGCTCCGGCGGACTCCGGAGCGGGCGTGCCCGAGCAGCCGGTCCCCGTCCCGACGGCACCCGCGACCCGCTCCTCGGAGGCGAACGGCGCGGCCGCCGGGATGCCGGAACGCCCGGCCGGCCGGAGCGGCGGCCGTCGCGGTGCGGCCGTCGCGGTCGTGGGGCTGGTGGCGCTGCTGGTCCCGCTGCCGGTCGCTGACCGGTCGGCCGCCGCCGCCCCGCCGCCGGTCACCGACCGGCTGGCCGCCGCCCCGCCGCAGAAGGCTCCGTGGACGGCTCCCGCCGACGCGCCGGTCGGCGCGCCACCCTGGGCCCCGGTCCCGGCGCAGGAGGTCGCCGCCGCGGCGGGCCGGGCCTCCGCCGGGGAGTCCGCCCCGGTGCCCGTGCTCGCCTACTACTACATCTGGTTTAACCCGAGCTCGTGGAACCGGGCCAAGACCGACTACCCGCTGCTCGGGCGGTACTCCAGCGACGACACCGAGATCCTGCGCCGGCACGTCCGGATGGCCAAGGCCGCCGGCATCGACGGGTTCCTGGTCTCCTGGAAGCGCACCCCGCAGCTCGACGCCCGGCTCGCCGCACTGGTCGACATCGCCCGGCGGGAGGACTTCAAGCTCGGCATCGTCTACCAGGGGCTCGACTTCGCCCGTGACCCGTTGCCGTTGGCGACGGTCCGCGCGGACCTGGGGCACTTCGCCGACCGGTACGCCACCGAGCCGGTGTTCGACATCTTCGACCGGCCGGTGGTGGTCTGGACGGGCAGCGAGAAGTTCACCGCCGAGCAGATCGACGACACCGTCGGGCAGGCCCGTCGCCGTCTGCTCGTGCTCGGCAACGCCAAGAACGTCGACGCGGTGGCCGACACCCGTGGCGTGCTGGACGGTCACGCGTACTACTGGTCCTCCGCCGATCCGGTCAAGGAGAAGACCGACCGGAAGCTGGCCGCCATGTCGGAGGCGGTCAAGCACACCGGTGGACTCTGGATCGCCCCGGTCGCACCCGGCTTCGACGCGCGGATGATCGGCGGCCGGCGGGACGTGGACCGGCGCGACGGCGACACGCTGCGCGCCTCGTTCGCCGCCGCCCGCCACTCCGCGCCGGACGCCCTCGGGGTGATCAGCTGGAACGAGTTCAGCGAGAACACCCACATCGAGCCGAGTGAACGGCACGGCGAGACGTACCTGGACGTCCTCGCCGACCTGCTCGGCCGGACCGTCGACCACGACGTGCTGTTGGAGAGCCACGCCACCTCCGACGAGAAACCGTGGGGGCTGCCCGCCTGGGCGGCGCTGCTCTCCACCGTCGCCGTGGCGGCCGTACCGCCCCTCTGGCTGGTGTACCGCCGACGCCGGACCCGGCCCGCGGTCACCCCACCGACCCAGCGGGGCGCCGCCCCGCAGGTGGATCCAGTGGACCTCTGA
- a CDS encoding DUF7594 domain-containing protein: MMRTTRGRLVRPTVAVLGSVIVAAFGPVTPAAAATPHALPPVTAPAPTADAPAGVAAPARGHGPATGDAPVGQATVTPVADAWVDSMDPAANHGTGGYLKVDGLPVAVAYLRFDVRGVDPEPSALLRFHVETASSTGVEVRAVGDEPWQETTLTYHDAPPVGTVVGSSGPVEAGTWVSVDVSALVSGDGPVTFALTTGNDTAVRITSREGTAKPELLVPAPPHPSPYLVSRIGSVTYQAVSQVTGHTYTGRLKAVVESAVTELDGRGGGTVQFGAGTFDFGAEFLKLVQIDNIVFAGAGMDLTLIRNYSSASADTEPFNTKGAVGMVVRDLTVAAGGPARSTSDALDFDDGVDVLVERVRVSAARGRGIVFDGKNQGWSSTGNTVRDCIITGAASDGIELLAASRNTISGCQIHHVAGHGIQINRSSADADQPNKTSDRNVLTGNVIDEAGLDGVNVDGGEANQILNNRVTNSSAVTSGRDGIRITTPTEVACAENIVAGNVATDHQATKTQRFGLNITTSRCLATVVGPGNDFTGNLSGGIRDLGTGTVYQ, from the coding sequence ATGATGCGGACGACACGTGGCCGGCTGGTCCGGCCGACGGTGGCGGTGCTCGGGTCGGTCATCGTGGCGGCCTTCGGGCCCGTCACCCCGGCAGCCGCCGCGACACCCCACGCACTGCCTCCGGTGACCGCCCCGGCCCCGACCGCCGACGCCCCGGCTGGGGTGGCCGCCCCGGCCCGGGGCCACGGTCCGGCGACCGGCGACGCGCCGGTCGGGCAGGCGACGGTCACCCCGGTGGCCGACGCCTGGGTGGACAGCATGGACCCGGCGGCCAACCACGGCACCGGTGGCTACCTGAAGGTGGACGGCCTGCCCGTCGCGGTGGCGTACCTCCGCTTCGACGTGCGCGGCGTCGACCCCGAACCATCCGCGCTGCTCCGCTTCCACGTCGAGACCGCCAGCAGCACCGGCGTGGAGGTCCGCGCGGTCGGCGACGAACCCTGGCAGGAGACGACCCTGACGTACCACGACGCGCCGCCCGTCGGCACGGTGGTCGGCAGCAGCGGGCCGGTCGAGGCCGGCACCTGGGTGTCGGTGGACGTCTCGGCGCTGGTCAGCGGCGACGGCCCGGTCACGTTCGCGTTGACCACGGGCAACGACACCGCCGTCCGGATCACCAGCCGGGAGGGGACGGCCAAGCCGGAACTGCTCGTGCCGGCTCCACCCCACCCGTCGCCGTACCTGGTCAGCCGGATCGGGTCGGTGACCTACCAGGCGGTCTCCCAGGTCACCGGGCACACCTACACCGGCCGGCTGAAGGCGGTGGTGGAGAGCGCGGTCACCGAACTCGACGGCCGGGGCGGCGGGACCGTCCAGTTCGGCGCTGGCACCTTCGACTTCGGCGCGGAGTTCCTCAAGCTCGTCCAGATCGACAACATCGTCTTCGCCGGGGCCGGCATGGACCTGACCCTCATCCGCAACTACAGCAGCGCCAGCGCCGACACCGAACCGTTCAACACCAAGGGGGCGGTCGGGATGGTCGTCCGGGACCTCACCGTCGCGGCGGGCGGCCCGGCCCGGTCCACCAGCGACGCTCTCGACTTCGACGACGGTGTCGACGTGCTGGTGGAGCGGGTCCGGGTGAGCGCCGCCCGGGGCCGTGGCATCGTCTTCGACGGCAAGAACCAGGGCTGGAGTTCCACCGGGAACACCGTGCGGGACTGCATCATCACCGGCGCGGCCAGCGACGGCATCGAACTGCTCGCGGCCAGCCGCAACACGATCAGCGGCTGCCAGATCCACCACGTCGCCGGGCACGGCATCCAGATCAACCGATCCTCGGCGGACGCCGACCAGCCGAACAAGACCTCCGACCGGAACGTGCTGACCGGGAACGTCATCGACGAGGCCGGCCTGGACGGCGTCAACGTCGACGGGGGAGAGGCCAACCAGATCCTGAACAACCGCGTCACCAACAGCTCCGCCGTCACGTCCGGCCGGGACGGCATCCGGATCACCACTCCCACCGAGGTCGCCTGCGCCGAGAACATCGTCGCCGGCAACGTGGCCACCGACCACCAGGCGACCAAGACCCAGCGCTTCGGCCTGAACATCACCACGAGCCGCTGCCTGGCCACCGTGGTCGGGCCGGGCAACGACTTCACCGGCAACCTCTCCGGTGGGATCCGCGACCTCGGCACCGGCACCGTCTACCAGTGA
- a CDS encoding aldo/keto reductase, with product MRYVPVDTPKPISKIGLGTWQFGSREWGYGPEYEQRAAQIVRRALDLGVTLFDTAELYGFGRSERILGAALGNDRSTAVVATKVFPAFPIAPVVQQRAVASAARLGVHHIDLYQVHQANPVVGDHTTMRGMRALQDVGLVGEVGVSNYSLRRWQFAEIALGRRVLSNQVRYSLVDRGPEDDLLPYAERTGRIVMAYSPLAQGFLSGRYDAANPPTGAVRRANPYFLPENLERGAALVDTLREVADAHDATPSQIALAYLLHHPNVVAIPGASSVEQMERNAAAAEIDLTDGEYDALLTAARNFQPITGLAALPRLLRARTIR from the coding sequence ATGCGCTACGTGCCGGTCGACACGCCCAAGCCCATTTCCAAGATTGGTCTCGGTACCTGGCAGTTCGGCTCCCGGGAGTGGGGCTACGGCCCGGAGTACGAGCAGCGGGCCGCGCAGATCGTCCGGCGGGCGCTCGACCTCGGGGTCACCCTCTTCGACACCGCCGAGCTCTACGGATTCGGCCGCAGCGAACGGATCCTCGGCGCGGCGCTCGGCAACGACCGGTCGACGGCCGTGGTGGCCACCAAGGTGTTCCCGGCGTTCCCGATCGCTCCGGTCGTGCAGCAGCGGGCGGTCGCCTCGGCCGCCCGGCTCGGCGTCCACCACATCGACCTCTACCAGGTGCACCAGGCGAACCCGGTGGTCGGCGACCACACCACCATGCGCGGCATGCGCGCGTTGCAGGACGTCGGCCTGGTCGGCGAGGTGGGCGTGAGCAACTACAGCCTCCGCCGGTGGCAGTTCGCCGAGATCGCCCTCGGCCGGCGGGTGCTGAGCAACCAGGTCCGCTACAGCCTCGTCGACCGGGGCCCGGAGGACGACCTGCTGCCGTACGCCGAACGGACCGGCCGGATCGTGATGGCGTACAGCCCGCTCGCCCAGGGCTTCCTCTCCGGGCGGTACGACGCGGCGAACCCGCCGACCGGGGCGGTCCGCAGGGCGAACCCGTACTTCCTGCCGGAGAACCTGGAACGCGGGGCCGCGCTCGTCGACACGCTGCGCGAGGTGGCCGACGCGCACGACGCCACGCCCAGCCAGATCGCCCTCGCCTACCTGCTGCACCACCCGAACGTGGTGGCCATCCCCGGCGCGTCCAGCGTCGAGCAGATGGAACGCAACGCCGCCGCGGCCGAGATCGACCTCACCGACGGCGAGTACGACGCCCTGCTCACCGCCGCCCGCAACTTCCAGCCGATCACCGGCCTGGCCGCGCTGCCCCGCCTCCTGAGGGCCCGTACCATCCGCTGA
- a CDS encoding helix-turn-helix domain-containing protein codes for MRGGEMPVGRRVAQWRARRRMTQQVLADRLGKSKSWVDKVERGVRALDRVSVIEDVAEVLRVDPAVLIGRTAAPPAVTAAVDGIDAVRAALARHDLSPGPPALRPIPAPAELDRRVGHAWLTYQHADYPYLLRLLPDLLGDARRTGHDEAGVLVQVYRLTASVLVKVGEPDLAWLAADRAMTAAGGDPLRAAVAAIPLGQALRALGRGRLAHAATVTAARWIAPPAPQKAPADRLSVLGTLLLEAALAAATCGDAHRVRTLTDRAADLAEQVGDGHDHHRTTFGPTTVALARVAVAVDLGDVAEAVARHEEVTRRGGWARLPAGHRAAHLIDAARAYLLLGDLDRAGRLLVEADGIAPAETRARRAARTVIAGVVRGGPAGAGVTRLASALGIG; via the coding sequence GTGCGCGGGGGTGAGATGCCGGTCGGGCGTCGGGTGGCGCAGTGGCGGGCTCGACGGCGGATGACGCAACAGGTGCTCGCCGACCGGCTCGGAAAGTCCAAGAGCTGGGTGGACAAGGTGGAGCGGGGCGTGCGCGCCCTGGACCGGGTATCGGTGATCGAGGACGTCGCCGAGGTGCTGCGCGTCGACCCGGCGGTGCTGATCGGCCGTACCGCCGCACCCCCGGCCGTCACCGCCGCCGTCGACGGGATCGACGCGGTGCGGGCCGCACTCGCCCGTCACGACCTTTCTCCCGGCCCGCCCGCCCTCCGGCCGATACCAGCACCCGCCGAGCTGGACCGCCGGGTCGGGCACGCCTGGTTGACCTACCAGCACGCCGACTATCCGTACCTGCTGCGGCTGCTGCCCGACCTGCTCGGCGACGCCCGGCGCACCGGCCACGACGAGGCCGGGGTGCTGGTGCAGGTGTACCGGCTCACCGCGTCCGTGCTGGTGAAGGTCGGCGAACCCGACCTGGCCTGGCTCGCGGCGGACCGGGCGATGACCGCCGCCGGGGGCGACCCGCTGCGGGCCGCCGTCGCCGCGATTCCCCTGGGCCAGGCGTTACGGGCCCTCGGCCGGGGTCGCCTCGCCCACGCCGCGACGGTCACCGCCGCCCGGTGGATCGCACCACCGGCCCCGCAGAAGGCACCGGCGGATCGCCTGTCGGTCCTCGGGACGCTGCTGCTCGAAGCCGCCCTGGCCGCCGCGACCTGCGGTGACGCACATCGCGTCCGGACGCTGACCGACCGGGCGGCCGACCTCGCCGAGCAGGTCGGCGACGGTCACGACCACCACCGGACGACGTTCGGCCCGACCACCGTCGCCCTGGCCCGGGTCGCGGTGGCTGTCGACCTCGGCGACGTCGCGGAGGCGGTCGCCCGGCACGAGGAGGTCACCCGCCGGGGCGGATGGGCACGGCTGCCCGCCGGGCACCGGGCCGCGCACCTGATCGATGCCGCGCGGGCGTACCTCCTGCTCGGTGACCTTGACCGGGCCGGACGCCTGCTGGTCGAGGCGGACGGTATCGCGCCGGCCGAGACCCGCGCCCGGCGTGCCGCCCGTACGGTGATCGCCGGGGTCGTGCGCGGCGGACCCGCCGGTGCCGGCGTCACGCGCCTGGCCTCGGCGCTCGGAATCGGTTGA
- a CDS encoding winged helix-turn-helix domain-containing protein gives MSEAAYLQVARDIRDQISSGRLKPGDKLPSFSALCAHYDVSNTVIRAAMLLLKAEKLIDGRQGKGVYVVDRSSD, from the coding sequence ATGTCAGAAGCCGCTTACCTCCAGGTCGCCAGGGACATCCGCGACCAGATCAGCTCCGGTCGACTGAAGCCGGGCGACAAGTTGCCCTCCTTCTCCGCGCTCTGCGCGCACTACGACGTCAGCAACACCGTGATCCGGGCGGCCATGCTGCTGCTGAAAGCCGAGAAGCTGATCGACGGCCGCCAGGGCAAGGGCGTCTACGTGGTAGATCGATCGTCCGACTAG
- a CDS encoding GNAT family N-acetyltransferase: MNDPVVTRYAMLADLAQIVDLHTRARLAYYQAGGLAADAVQTPTVREDQRTGWTEAIESPHKRVLCATVGHEIVGVAAMGPPLESAPDTSRAGQLYQIHVVPGRWGNGIGGVLHGTFLDYLADAGLSLGLIEVWERNTRALAFYQRYGWRPDGGSRPGPDHSRYLFLRLALTGDHRTVQ, from the coding sequence ATGAACGATCCGGTCGTCACTCGGTACGCCATGCTCGCCGACCTGGCGCAGATCGTCGACCTGCACACCCGGGCTCGGCTCGCGTACTACCAGGCAGGCGGGCTGGCTGCCGACGCCGTCCAGACTCCGACGGTACGGGAGGACCAGCGCACCGGTTGGACCGAGGCGATCGAGTCACCCCACAAACGCGTGCTCTGTGCCACGGTCGGGCACGAGATCGTCGGCGTGGCCGCGATGGGACCGCCGCTCGAATCCGCCCCGGACACCAGCCGGGCCGGTCAGCTCTACCAGATCCACGTCGTTCCCGGCAGGTGGGGAAACGGCATCGGCGGCGTCCTGCACGGCACCTTCCTCGACTACCTGGCGGACGCCGGGCTGTCTCTTGGCCTCATCGAGGTCTGGGAACGCAACACCCGCGCGCTGGCCTTCTACCAGCGGTACGGATGGCGACCGGACGGAGGGTCCCGGCCGGGACCGGACCACTCCCGGTACCTCTTCCTCCGCCTCGCCCTGACGGGGGACCACCGAACGGTTCAATGA